A window of Sutcliffiella cohnii contains these coding sequences:
- a CDS encoding universal stress protein: MYKHVLVAVDGSKESEQAFQKALHLCLKDNAALTITHIIDIHTFAAMNLHTGTAIEHAENYAKELLTKFEKQAVEANVKTVNKIVDFGSPKILIARDIARKNSIDLIVCGATGVNAIERLLIGSVSENIVRNAACDVLVVRN; the protein is encoded by the coding sequence ATGTATAAACATGTATTAGTTGCAGTTGACGGATCAAAAGAATCAGAGCAAGCCTTCCAAAAAGCACTTCATCTTTGTTTAAAGGATAATGCAGCACTCACTATTACACATATTATAGACATTCATACTTTTGCAGCCATGAACTTGCATACAGGAACTGCAATAGAGCATGCAGAAAATTATGCAAAAGAATTATTGACTAAGTTTGAAAAACAGGCAGTAGAGGCTAACGTTAAAACTGTAAATAAAATAGTAGACTTCGGTTCTCCAAAAATATTAATCGCTAGAGATATCGCACGTAAAAACAGCATTGATCTAATTGTATGTGGTGCAACCGGTGTAAATGCTATAGAAAGATTACTTATCGGAAGTGTTTCCGAAAATATAGTTAGAAATGCTGCTTGTGATGTTCTAGTTGTTAGAAACTAA
- a CDS encoding class I SAM-dependent methyltransferase — MSLTKLEETFTIFDTTSSILQEELSCTYLEALAETAENLFHQDVLQDELSELTKKRLLKEYDKINLQSLTKEEVRKGFQLAILKGMKEGAQVNHQMTPDAISLFIGFLVSKFNESNASISILDPAVGTGNLLTAVLNQLSDKKLTTYGIDVDDLLIKLAYQNSNLQQHPIEFYTQDSLQNLYIEPVDTVISDIPYGFYPDDVNASNFELKRNEGHSYAHHLYIEQSIKYTKPGGYLFFLVPNAMFEGEESKNLHVYLKDHVYIQGLLQLPFNLFKSPKHAKSIFILQKKAINVEQPKQALLVNLPSFSKKDAMSNIMGQINDWIQAEKRKK; from the coding sequence TTGAGTTTAACGAAATTAGAAGAAACATTTACGATATTTGATACAACAAGCTCTATTTTGCAGGAGGAGCTATCTTGTACATATTTAGAAGCGTTAGCAGAAACTGCTGAAAACTTATTTCATCAAGATGTATTACAGGATGAACTATCGGAACTAACGAAAAAAAGACTATTAAAGGAATACGATAAAATTAACTTACAATCATTAACGAAAGAAGAAGTACGTAAAGGATTTCAGTTAGCAATATTGAAAGGAATGAAAGAAGGTGCGCAAGTTAATCACCAAATGACACCTGATGCTATTTCTCTTTTTATAGGTTTCCTTGTGTCAAAATTTAATGAGAGTAACGCATCTATTTCTATTTTAGATCCAGCTGTAGGAACAGGTAATTTATTAACTGCCGTACTAAATCAATTAAGTGACAAAAAACTAACTACGTACGGAATAGATGTCGATGATTTACTAATTAAGTTAGCCTATCAAAACTCCAATTTACAGCAACATCCAATAGAATTTTATACACAGGATAGCTTACAAAACTTATATATAGAGCCTGTGGATACTGTTATATCTGATATTCCTTACGGATTTTATCCAGATGATGTAAACGCGAGCAATTTTGAACTAAAACGAAACGAAGGTCACTCCTATGCTCATCATTTATATATTGAACAAAGCATTAAATACACGAAGCCTGGAGGGTACTTATTTTTCTTAGTTCCAAATGCAATGTTTGAAGGTGAGGAGTCAAAAAACTTACATGTATATTTAAAAGATCATGTGTACATTCAAGGATTGTTACAGCTTCCATTTAACTTATTCAAAAGTCCAAAGCATGCAAAAAGTATCTTTATCCTTCAAAAGAAAGCAATAAATGTAGAACAACCTAAACAAGCGCTTCTTGTTAATTTACCTAGTTTTTCGAAAAAAGACGCAATGTCGAACATCATGGGACAAATTAATGACTGGATACAAGCAGAAAAGAGAAAAAAATAA
- the guaC gene encoding GMP reductase — protein sequence MENVFDYEDIQLIPAKCIVNSRSECDTTIKLGKHTFNLPVVPANMQTIIDEKIALYLAENGYFYIMHRFEPEKRIDFIKDMHARGLIASISVGVKEEEYSFVQQLAEEQLTPDYITIDIAHGHSNAVIEMIQHIKKHLPNSFVIAGNVGTPEAVRELENAGADATKVGIGPGKVCITKIKTGFGTGGWQLAALRWCAKAASKPVIADGGIRTHGDIAKSIRFGASMVMIGSLFAGHEESPGETVERDGKLFKEYFGSASEFQKGEKKNVEGKKIFVEHKGSLKDTLKEMEQDLQSSISYAGGNKLDAIKHVDYVVVKNSIFNGDKVY from the coding sequence ATGGAAAATGTATTTGACTACGAAGATATTCAATTAATTCCGGCTAAATGTATCGTAAATAGCCGTTCAGAATGTGATACTACTATTAAATTAGGTAAACATACTTTTAACCTGCCAGTTGTACCTGCAAACATGCAGACAATTATAGATGAAAAAATCGCTCTTTACCTAGCGGAAAATGGTTATTTTTACATTATGCATCGATTCGAACCGGAAAAACGTATCGATTTCATTAAAGATATGCATGCTCGTGGGTTAATCGCTTCAATCAGTGTCGGGGTAAAAGAAGAAGAATACTCATTTGTTCAACAGTTAGCCGAAGAGCAATTAACTCCTGATTATATCACGATTGATATTGCGCACGGACATTCTAATGCCGTTATTGAAATGATTCAGCATATTAAAAAGCACTTACCAAATAGTTTCGTTATCGCAGGAAATGTTGGAACTCCTGAAGCAGTGAGAGAGCTTGAAAACGCGGGTGCTGATGCGACTAAAGTTGGCATTGGACCTGGTAAAGTTTGTATCACAAAAATTAAAACAGGTTTCGGAACTGGTGGATGGCAGTTAGCTGCATTACGTTGGTGTGCAAAGGCAGCAAGTAAACCGGTTATTGCTGACGGTGGTATTCGTACGCACGGTGATATTGCAAAATCTATTAGATTCGGAGCTTCCATGGTAATGATTGGTTCTTTATTTGCTGGCCATGAAGAATCACCGGGAGAAACTGTTGAGAGAGATGGTAAGCTATTTAAAGAATATTTTGGTTCTGCGTCAGAATTTCAAAAAGGTGAAAAGAAAAACGTAGAAGGTAAAAAAATCTTCGTTGAGCATAAAGGCTCATTAAAAGATACACTTAAAGAAATGGAACAAGACTTACAATCATCTATTTCGTATGCTGGTGGTAACAAACTAGATGCAATTAAACATGTGGACTATGTAGTAGTGAAGAACTCCATTTTTAATGGGGATAAAGTATACTAA
- a CDS encoding acetate kinase has product MSKIIAINAGSSSLKFQLFDMPSETVITKGLVERIGLNDAVFNISYNEEKQTDVTDIPDHGVAVKILLNKLIDLGVVKSFDEITGIGHRVVHGGEEFSDSVVITDEVLAKLDELSELAPLHNPANVVGIKAFKEILPNVPAVAVFDTAFHQTMPEKSYLYSLPYEYYEKYGIRKYGFHGTSHKYVSERAAELLGRPVEELRLISCHLGNGASIAAIEGGKSIDTSMGFTPLAGVAMGTRSGNIDPALIPFIMEKTGKSADEVLDVLNKKSGILGVSGFSSDLRDIESAAKEGNERAQLALDVFASRIHKYIGSYAARMYGVDAIIFTAGIGENSTEIRARVLRGLEFMGVYWDPTLNQVRGKEAFINYPHSPVKVIIIPTNEEVMIARDVLRLANV; this is encoded by the coding sequence ATGTCAAAAATTATTGCAATTAACGCAGGGAGTTCTTCTCTTAAGTTTCAGTTATTTGATATGCCAAGTGAAACTGTTATTACGAAAGGTTTAGTCGAGAGAATAGGTCTGAATGATGCTGTATTCAATATTTCGTATAACGAAGAAAAACAAACAGATGTAACAGACATACCAGATCATGGAGTCGCTGTTAAGATCTTATTAAATAAATTAATTGATTTAGGTGTAGTAAAGAGTTTTGATGAAATTACAGGTATTGGTCACCGTGTTGTACATGGTGGGGAAGAATTTAGTGATTCTGTAGTTATTACAGATGAAGTTCTTGCAAAACTTGACGAGTTATCAGAATTAGCACCACTTCATAATCCGGCTAACGTAGTTGGAATTAAGGCATTTAAGGAGATTCTTCCTAACGTACCAGCTGTAGCGGTGTTTGATACAGCGTTCCATCAAACGATGCCTGAAAAGTCTTACTTATACAGCCTTCCGTATGAGTATTATGAAAAGTATGGAATTCGTAAATACGGCTTCCACGGTACGTCTCATAAATACGTTTCTGAACGAGCGGCAGAACTATTAGGTAGACCTGTCGAAGAATTACGTCTTATATCTTGTCACCTTGGAAATGGAGCGAGTATTGCTGCAATTGAAGGTGGAAAATCGATTGATACATCAATGGGATTCACCCCACTTGCAGGTGTGGCAATGGGAACTCGCTCAGGTAATATAGACCCAGCACTTATTCCTTTTATCATGGAGAAAACTGGTAAAAGTGCAGATGAAGTATTAGACGTATTAAATAAAAAGAGCGGAATATTAGGTGTTTCTGGATTCTCTAGTGATTTACGTGATATCGAAAGTGCTGCGAAAGAAGGAAATGAGCGTGCTCAGCTAGCACTTGATGTGTTTGCAAGTAGAATCCATAAATACATCGGCTCATATGCGGCTAGAATGTACGGAGTAGATGCTATTATTTTCACTGCAGGTATCGGTGAAAATAGTACGGAAATTCGTGCGCGTGTTCTTCGCGGTTTAGAGTTTATGGGCGTTTACTGGGATCCTACGCTAAACCAGGTTAGAGGAAAAGAAGCCTTTATTAACTATCCGCACTCACCTGTAAAAGTTATTATTATCCCAACAAATGAAGAGGTTATGATTGCACGCGATGTATTGCGTCTAGCTAACGTATAA
- a CDS encoding EcsC family protein yields the protein MQESQVKDKIVSWENELKLLQKSQLEETIDSWLETAFSYIPEELKHNFFQQLDTWLFHLQGIIQESTFQNEAEQRIINTAQIFEPSITSIEQIQTLNLEQKSFIANQQMAKQKLYALVQGGMTGIGKYSTLAMDIPAFTLLNIRTTQLIAMSFGYTSKSPMEMVRLLQVYYAATLPKRFQYERWEQLKQELKLERDPYFYPLSEREHPETWIHHPLTHLLKLIFIITVTRKKERLPIVGIVTGASLNHYWTKQVSTFAHHYFSVRHLAENEY from the coding sequence ATGCAAGAATCTCAAGTGAAAGATAAGATAGTAAGCTGGGAAAATGAACTTAAATTACTTCAGAAATCACAACTAGAAGAAACAATTGATAGCTGGTTAGAAACAGCATTTTCTTACATACCAGAAGAATTAAAACACAATTTTTTTCAACAACTCGACACTTGGCTATTTCACCTACAAGGAATCATTCAAGAATCTACCTTTCAAAATGAAGCGGAACAAAGAATCATAAATACTGCTCAAATATTTGAACCTTCCATTACTTCTATAGAGCAAATACAAACATTAAATTTAGAACAAAAATCATTTATTGCAAATCAGCAAATGGCAAAACAAAAGCTTTATGCACTTGTCCAAGGTGGAATGACTGGAATTGGGAAGTATTCAACGCTTGCTATGGATATCCCTGCGTTTACACTATTAAATATTAGAACAACTCAACTTATTGCAATGTCGTTTGGCTATACATCAAAATCTCCTATGGAAATGGTTCGCCTACTACAAGTTTATTATGCAGCAACATTACCTAAACGATTTCAGTATGAGAGATGGGAGCAACTTAAACAAGAACTTAAACTAGAACGAGACCCATACTTTTATCCGTTGTCAGAACGTGAGCACCCAGAGACTTGGATACATCACCCTTTAACACATTTATTAAAACTAATCTTTATTATCACGGTTACCCGAAAAAAAGAGCGTTTGCCGATAGTAGGCATTGTCACAGGTGCTAGCCTCAATCATTATTGGACGAAGCAAGTTTCTACTTTTGCACATCACTATTTTTCTGTTCGACATTTGGCAGAAAACGAATATTAA